In the Larimichthys crocea isolate SSNF chromosome XXI, L_crocea_2.0, whole genome shotgun sequence genome, one interval contains:
- the hsf4 gene encoding heat shock factor protein 4: protein MQESPGAMGVDGSYASNVPAFLTKLWTLVEDPDTNHLICWSATGTSFHVFDQGRFAKEVLPKYFKHNNMASFVRQLNMYGFRKVVNIEQSGLVKPERDDTEFQHLYFLQGHEQMLEHIKRKVSIVKSEETKVRQEDLSKLLYEVQLLRTQQDNMECQMQDMKQQNEVLWREVVSLRQNHTQQQKVMNKLIQFLFSQMQSNTPSTVGLKRKLPLMLDDGSPSPPASKFSHSHPMEAMHESFYIQSPSSDTASCSTSGLTGGPIISDVTDISQASMALQMQPDETREKCMMLIKEEPVSPGVRGAGKGGSVGGAGEAIALNTSCEVCSSEPPVLPVAMVQSVLEGRGSVASMVERRSKRPALDKVEVSDTVENVDMSLEELQQLLLRSHQQSSVEAGTSAVMDPFSLSLPLTEWNFTEMESNLKSYMFQNQEAEAFPATGCEEQ from the exons ATGCAGGAGTCTCCAGGTGCCATGGGTGTAGATGGCAGCTACGCCAGCAACGTTCCAGCCTTTCTCACTAAGCTGTGGACCCTGGTGGAGGATCCAGATACCAACCACCTCATCTGCTGGAGCGCC ACTGGGACAAGTTTCCACGTGTTTGACCAGGGACGCTTCGCCAAAGAAGTTCTGCCAAAATACTTCAAACACAATAACATGGCAAGCTTCGTTCGACAGCTCAACATGT aTGGTTTCCGTAAAGTCGTGAACATTGAGCAGAGTGGCTTGGTGAAGCCTGAGAGAGACGACACAGAGTTCCAACATCTGTACTTCCTCCAGGGACATGAACAAATGCTGGAACACATCAAGAGGAAG GTGTCCATTGTGAAGAGTGAGGAGACCAAAGTTCGTCAGGAGGATCTCAGTAAGCTGCTGTATGAAGTTCAGCTCCTCAGGACACAACAGGACAACATGGAGTGTCAGATGCAGGACATGAAACA GCAGAACGAAGTTCTGTGGAGAGAGGTCGTCTCACTGAGACAGAaccacacacagcaacagaaagtcATGAacaag CTgattcagtttctgttcagccAGATGCAGTCCAACACACCCAGCACTGTGGGCCTAAAGAGAAAGCT GCCCCTGATGTTGGACGATGGCTCTCCCAGTCCTCCTGCCTCCAAGTTCAGCCATAGTCACCCGATGGAGGCCATGCACGAGTCCTTCTACATCCAGTCG ccATCCAGTGACACTGCTTCTTGCTCTACTAGTGGGCTGACAGGAGGACCGATCATATCAGATGTTACTGACATATCTCAGGCCAGCATGGCCCTGCAGATGCAACCCGATGAGACCAG GGAGAAGTGCATGATGCTCATCAAAGAGGAGCCTGTGAGTCCAGGAGTGAGAGGAGCAGGTAAAGGAGGCAGCgtaggaggagcaggagaggccATAGCGTTGAACACCTCCTGTGAGGTGTGCTCCTCAGAACCTCCCGTCCTCCCCGTCGCAATGGTCCAGTCCGTTCTGGAGGGGAGAGGCTCTGTGGCCTccatggtggagaggaggagtaAAAGACCAGCCCTGGACAA agtggAGGTTTCAGACACGGTGGAGAATGTGGACATGAGCCTGGAGGAgcttcagcagctgctgctcagaAGCCATCAGCAGAGTAGTGTGGAAGCTGGGACCAGCGCTGTTATGGAC ccGTTCAGTTTAAGCCTGCCTCTGACTGAGTGGAACTTCACAGAGATGGAGTCCAACCTCAAATCA taCATGTTCCAGAACCAGGAGGCAGAGGCTTTTCCAGCTACCGGCTGTGAGGAACAGTGA